The following are encoded together in the Zygosaccharomyces rouxii strain CBS732 chromosome C complete sequence genome:
- a CDS encoding hydroxyacylglutathione hydrolase (similar to uniprot|Q12320 Saccharomyces cerevisiae YOR040W GLO4 Mitochondrial glyoxalase II catalyzes the hydrolysis of S-D-lactoylglutathione into glutathione and D-lactate), which translates to MLRQVRNMHVKAIKMRWLTGGDNYSYLLSTQDKTKSWLIDPAEVLEVLPNLDSSERKSIQFIANTHHHYDHAGGNTGILAALGKENIKPRVLAGSHVSPATTDVPEHQQQFTLGNLLVSCIRTPCHTQDSVCYHVKDPETSEQALFSGDTLFTAGCGRFFEGNAQEMDVALNQRILQEVGEPNWSLTRVYPGHEYTKGNAKFVRKAIYVNPNENKHFDNLEKFSLENDVTTGRFTLADETQFNPFMRLDDPIVRKAIGDANGSWTRVQVMDKLRKLKNIM; encoded by the coding sequence ATGCTAAGACAAGTAAGAAATATGCATGTCAAGGCAATTAAGATGAGATGGTTAACAGGTGGTGACAACTACAGCTACCTGTTGAGTACACAGGATAAAACCAAATCGTGGTTAATTGATCCTGCCGAAGTACTTGAAGTACTCCCTAATCTGGATTCTAgtgaaagaaaaagtattcaattcattgcCAACACTCATCACCACTACGATCATGCCGGTGGTAACACTGGTATACTAGCAGCTTTGGGTAAGGAGAACATTAAGCCCAGAGTACTCGCTGGTTCTCATGTGTCACCAGCTACTACCGATGTTCCAgaacatcaacaacaatttaCACTGGGAAATCTACTCGTATCCTGCATTCGTACCCCTTGCCATACCCAGGATTCTGTCTGTTATCACGTCAAGGACCCTGAGACCAGTGAGCAGGCACTATTCAGTGGTGATACTCTTTTCACCGCAGGTTGTGGTAGATTCTTTGAAGGTAATGCGCAAGAAATGGATGTTGCATTGAATCAACGGATACTTCAAGAAGTTGGTGAACCCAATTGGTCCCTAACTAGAGTTTATCCAGGTCATGAATACACCAAGGGTAACGCTAAATTCGTCCGCAAGGCAATATATGTGAATCCCAATGAAAATAAGCACTTTGATAACCTAGAGAAATTTTCATTGGAGAATGATGTGACTACTGGTAGATTTACGCTGGCTGATGAGACTCAGTTTAACCCTTTCATGAGATTAGATGACCCCATTGTTCGTAAGGCCATTGGTGATGCCAACGGTTCTTGGACTAGAGTTCAAGTCATGGACAAATTGAGAAAGCTCAAGAATATTATGTAA
- the CUE5 gene encoding ubiquitin-binding protein CUE5 (similar to uniprot|Q08412 Saccharomyces cerevisiae YOR042W CUE5 Protein containing a CUE domain that binds ubiquitin which may facilitate intramolecular monoubiquitination green fluorescent protein (GFP)-fusion protein localizes to the cytoplasm in a punctate pattern) — MSDKEVESVSKPELKVEQMDESKNEIQGSNEQESKLDNTLEKFPSKDGNESDTKTATLKSPVSVGVPKKDEKEEKKDDNKKVNNDDEEEAPPLPTRRKPLELPGESSSKAFPEKMENPILKQLKEAFPNIEENYVKAVIIASQGVLEPAFHALLFLSDPDSGKDIELPSQPLQAPPAEPLPQRRQSQLEQDEMLARQLDEKYNRRRSRKTGISGGDGEDYDRRQRLRDRQRRMQSPISADEYREIYGDEEEPDMWGQLVDKDLPELRTRANRSIQDTATKLNGWFNGISKKLYGDQEEPETGRRLGDNLRQEPPKKPERRRFNSFGAQIGDDSTLESHGITLQNDEEELDVPPQLKNRKQPGVDLVAQTTYIDSPEHSQRKKWQPVPPAPVPTSPTRHGNNALKSPDDDDFLLNSEDEL, encoded by the coding sequence ATGTCTGACAAAGAAGTTGAATCGGTTTCTAAACCTGAACTAAAAGTGGAACAAATGGACGAATCTAAGAATGAGATCCAGGGATCCAATGAACAAGAGAGTAAATTGGACAATACTCTAGAAAAATTCCCCAGTAAAGATGGAAACGAATCTGATACTAAGACAGCGACGTTAAAATCGCCTGTTTCTGTTGGTGTACCCAAGAAGgatgagaaagaagagaagaaggatGATAATAAGAAGGTTaataacgatgatgaagaggaagcaCCACCCTTGCCCACTAGAAGGAAGCCTCTAGAGTTACCAGGTGAAAGCTCAAGTAAAGCTTTCCCCgaaaagatggaaaatccaattttaaAGCAGTTAAAGGAGGCTTTCCCTAATATAGAGGAGAACTACGTGAAAGCGGTTATAATTGCATCACAAGGCGTATTAGAACCGGCATTCCATGCACTTTTATTTCTATCAGATCCTGATTCCGGGAAGGATATTGAATTACCAAGCCAACCTTTACAAGCACCACCTGCAGAGCCATTGCCACAAAGGCGTCAATCACAGTTAGAGCAAGATGAAATGTTAGCAAGACAATTGGATGAGAAGTACAATAGAAGGAGAAGTAGAAAAACTGGCATTAGTGGTGGGGATGGTGAAGACTATGACCGTAGACAGCGTTTGAGGGACCGTCAAAGACGTATGCAATCACCAATTAGTGCAGATGAGTACCGAGAAATTTAtggagatgaagaggaaccCGATATGTGGGGGCAGCTTGTCGACAAGGATTTACCAGAATTAAGAACTCGTGCCAACAGATCAATTCAAGATACTGCCACAAAATTAAATGGTTGGTTTAATGGGAtttccaaaaaattgtatgGTGATCAAGAAGAACCTGAAACTGGTAGGAGATTAGGTGATAATTTGAGGCAAGAACCACCAAAAAAACCTGAAAGACGtagattcaattcatttgGTGCCCAAATAGGTGACGATTCTACTTTAGAATCTCACGGAATCACTCTacaaaatgatgaagaggaattAGATGTGCCACCTCAGTTAAAAAACAGAAAACAGCCCGGAGTTGACCTTGTAGCACAGACTACTTACATTGATAGTCCTGAACATTCCCAGAGGAAAAAATGGCAACCAGTACCACCTGCCCCAGTGCCAACTTCACCAACTAGGCATGGTAATAATGCTCTTAAGTCCCCAGACGATGACGATTTTTTACTAAatagtgaagatgaattgtAA